One stretch of Sphingomonas sp. HF-S4 DNA includes these proteins:
- a CDS encoding rod-binding protein, which yields MSIQPTIAGAGAGGGVSTDTSRLASKDNLDAAGKRFEAIFTGMMLKSMRSAKLGDGLFDSKATQQFRDMQDQQLASAMASHAPMGIGKAMTEFLAKSAALDPATPAEGTTP from the coding sequence GTGAGCATACAGCCGACCATCGCGGGCGCCGGTGCCGGCGGCGGCGTGTCGACCGACACGTCGCGGCTGGCGTCGAAGGACAATCTCGATGCCGCGGGCAAGCGCTTCGAGGCGATCTTCACCGGCATGATGCTCAAGTCGATGCGTTCGGCAAAGCTCGGCGACGGGCTGTTCGACAGCAAGGCGACGCAGCAGTTCCGCGACATGCAGGACCAGCAGCTCGCCAGCGCGATGGCCAGCCACGCGCCGATGGGGATCGGCAAGGCGATGACCGAATTCCTCGCCAAATCCGCCGCGCTGGATCCCGCGACGCCGGCCGAAGGGACGACGCCATGA
- the flgK gene encoding flagellar hook-associated protein FlgK yields MSDMLSIGLSSLKAYQTALTTVSENIASAGTAGYSRRTTDIREVVAPAGITTGTAQGMGVVASGLTRAADVYKTAAVRIATADLAKTEAGATWLQRVEESLTGNKLGSQLTTFFNSAKAVAADPASMAPRAAMIEAASSIASAFAATGTALDGALADLDKSAEAGTGQLNALAKALGRVNAGLGRQQNGTSGQAALLDERDRLLESMSAIADVSVMTDPAGRAVVRVGGVAGPVLVQGENAGAITYKRSDEGLVAYTLQFQGEGTPVFPSGGALAGFAEGAERLSAALAEVSTLATAFAEGINAVQAAGDDLNGNPGAPMFEAGDPAYKLKLVLNDPRGIAAAATGAGIRDNANLAGLEALRSSGRFEDTIASVTSANAAALSARKSVAGAQTAMRDSAIAERTAATGVNVDEEAVDLIRFQQAYQASSRVIQIARETLNSILEIR; encoded by the coding sequence ATGAGCGACATGCTCTCGATCGGTCTGTCGAGCCTCAAGGCGTATCAGACCGCGCTGACCACCGTCTCCGAGAACATCGCGAGCGCCGGCACTGCCGGCTATTCGCGCAGGACGACAGACATTCGCGAAGTCGTCGCGCCCGCCGGGATCACCACCGGCACCGCGCAGGGCATGGGCGTGGTCGCGAGCGGGCTGACGCGCGCCGCCGACGTGTACAAGACCGCCGCGGTACGCATCGCCACCGCCGACCTCGCCAAGACCGAGGCCGGGGCGACCTGGCTCCAGCGCGTCGAGGAATCGCTGACCGGCAACAAGCTGGGCAGCCAGCTGACCACCTTCTTCAATTCGGCCAAGGCCGTCGCGGCGGATCCCGCGTCGATGGCGCCGCGCGCCGCGATGATCGAAGCCGCGTCGAGCATCGCCTCCGCCTTCGCCGCGACCGGCACCGCGTTGGACGGCGCCCTCGCCGATCTCGACAAGAGCGCCGAGGCGGGCACGGGCCAGCTCAACGCGCTCGCCAAGGCGCTCGGCAGAGTCAATGCCGGGCTCGGGCGCCAGCAGAACGGAACCAGCGGCCAGGCGGCGTTGCTCGACGAGCGCGACCGGCTGCTCGAATCGATGAGCGCGATCGCCGACGTCTCGGTGATGACCGATCCCGCGGGGCGCGCCGTGGTACGCGTGGGCGGGGTTGCCGGGCCGGTGCTCGTCCAGGGCGAGAATGCCGGCGCGATCACCTACAAGCGCAGCGACGAGGGGCTCGTCGCCTACACGCTGCAGTTTCAGGGCGAGGGCACGCCGGTGTTTCCGAGCGGCGGCGCATTGGCGGGTTTCGCCGAGGGCGCCGAGCGGCTTTCCGCGGCGCTCGCCGAAGTCAGCACGCTCGCCACCGCCTTCGCCGAGGGCATCAACGCGGTCCAGGCCGCGGGCGACGACCTGAACGGCAATCCGGGCGCGCCGATGTTCGAAGCGGGAGATCCGGCCTACAAGCTCAAGCTGGTGCTCAATGATCCGCGCGGGATCGCCGCGGCAGCGACCGGCGCGGGGATCCGCGACAATGCCAACCTCGCCGGGCTGGAAGCGCTGCGCAGCAGCGGCCGCTTCGAAGACACGATCGCCAGCGTCACCTCCGCCAACGCCGCGGCGCTTTCGGCCCGGAAATCGGTCGCCGGGGCGCAGACCGCGATGCGCGACTCCGCGATCGCCGAGCGCACCGCCGCCACCGGCGTCAATGTCGACGAGGAAGCCGTCGACCTTATCCGTTTCCAGCAGGCGTACCAGGCGTCGAGCCGCGTGATCCAGATCGCGCGCGAGACGCTCAATTCCATCCTCGAGATCCGCTGA
- a CDS encoding flagellar basal body P-ring protein FlgI: MIRFLLTLAAATLAIAPAQAQRVKDLGGFQGIRTNQLTGYGMVVGLPGTGDDNLEYTVQSMKGVASRFGLQLPPGVSPALKNAAVVMITAELPPFAKPGQKLDITVSSMGKSKSLRGGTLILTPLQGADGQIYAMAQGNLAVGGLGAEGKDGSQIVVNTPSSGRIPEGATVERTVDTGFDRAPFLTFNLARADFTTAQRVQDAINIRFGTGRARAIDGVSIAVQAPAGADVRAELMSEIENLTVEAAEARARVIVNARTGTVVINSAVRVSPAAVTHGKLTVRIDEQQQASQPLPFSKGETVMEQNSTLDVQEEKKPMFLIEPGPKLADVVKAVNAIGASPADLVAILEALKEAGALKAELVVL; this comes from the coding sequence ATGATCCGATTCCTCCTCACGCTTGCCGCCGCCACGCTGGCCATCGCGCCCGCGCAGGCGCAGCGCGTCAAGGATCTGGGCGGGTTCCAGGGGATCCGCACCAACCAGCTCACCGGATACGGCATGGTTGTCGGCCTGCCCGGCACCGGCGACGACAATCTCGAATATACCGTCCAGTCGATGAAGGGCGTCGCCTCGCGTTTCGGCCTCCAGCTGCCGCCGGGCGTGAGCCCCGCGCTCAAGAACGCCGCGGTGGTGATGATCACCGCCGAGCTGCCGCCCTTCGCCAAGCCGGGGCAGAAGCTCGACATCACCGTATCGTCGATGGGCAAGTCCAAGTCGCTGCGCGGGGGCACGCTGATCCTCACTCCGCTCCAGGGCGCCGACGGGCAGATCTATGCGATGGCGCAGGGCAACCTTGCGGTCGGCGGGCTCGGTGCCGAAGGCAAGGACGGATCGCAGATCGTGGTCAACACGCCCTCGTCCGGGCGCATCCCCGAAGGCGCGACCGTCGAGCGAACGGTGGATACCGGCTTCGACCGCGCGCCGTTCCTGACCTTCAACCTCGCCCGCGCCGACTTCACCACCGCGCAGCGTGTGCAGGACGCGATCAACATCCGCTTCGGCACCGGCCGGGCCCGGGCGATCGACGGCGTTTCGATCGCGGTGCAGGCCCCCGCGGGCGCCGATGTCCGTGCCGAACTCATGTCCGAGATCGAGAACCTCACCGTCGAGGCCGCCGAGGCGCGCGCGCGCGTCATCGTCAACGCACGCACGGGGACCGTGGTGATCAATTCGGCGGTGCGCGTCAGCCCCGCCGCGGTAACGCATGGTAAACTGACCGTTCGTATTGATGAACAACAGCAAGCGAGCCAGCCGCTCCCGTTCAGCAAGGGCGAGACCGTGATGGAACAGAACAGCACCCTCGACGTCCAGGAGGAGAAGAAGCCGATGTTCCTGATCGAGCCCGGACCCAAGCTCGCCGACGTCGTCAAGGCCGTCAACGCGATCGGCGCGTCGCCGGCAGACCTCGTCGCGATCCTCGAGGCATTGAAGGAAGCCGGCGCGCTCAAGGCCGAGCTGGTCGTCCTGTGA